A stretch of Amycolatopsis balhimycina FH 1894 DNA encodes these proteins:
- the pspAB gene encoding PspA-associated protein PspAB — MTLLDSKLVRCWTSRPHLQSLYALAAAAPRVRAALGLVPTGGGTVGFKVDGDALARTEAELIAATSARLPVHPLVTQDFHGRSTVRCWRRNRDLRVLTGDLVDVADRLSRAGYGGCLRSATVEFAEPSGRRQGKLALVYLFDRGTFHASAPGSLPLDRALELRARAALHGALPLEPVAQRRFVL; from the coding sequence GTGACCCTGCTGGACAGCAAGCTCGTCCGCTGCTGGACGTCTCGCCCGCACCTGCAGTCCCTCTACGCCCTCGCCGCGGCCGCCCCGCGGGTGCGCGCCGCCCTCGGCCTCGTGCCCACCGGCGGCGGCACGGTCGGCTTCAAAGTGGACGGGGACGCGCTGGCCCGCACCGAGGCGGAGCTGATCGCCGCGACGTCGGCGCGGCTGCCGGTGCACCCGCTGGTGACGCAGGACTTCCACGGCCGCTCGACGGTCCGGTGCTGGCGCCGCAACCGCGACCTGCGCGTGCTGACCGGCGACCTGGTCGACGTCGCGGACCGGCTGAGCCGGGCGGGCTACGGCGGCTGCCTGCGGTCGGCGACCGTCGAGTTCGCCGAGCCGTCCGGACGCCGGCAGGGGAAGCTCGCGCTGGTGTACCTGTTCGACCGCGGCACGTTCCACGCCTCGGCGCCGGGGAGCTTGCCCCTGGACCGGGCGCTGGAGCTGCGGGCCCGGGCCGCGCTGCACGGCGCGTTACCGCTCGAACCCGTCGCGCAGCGGCGGTTCGTGCTCTGA
- a CDS encoding VOC family protein — protein MASRLNPYLSFRDDARQAMEFYKSVFGGTLTVNTFGEFGSPEGADADKIMHSQLEAENGFTLMASDTPAGMEHRPGTNISVSLSGDDADDLRGYWEKLSDGGTVTVPFEKQMWGDEFGACVDRFGIPWMVNVVHG, from the coding sequence GTGGCTTCTCGTCTCAACCCCTACCTGAGCTTCCGCGACGACGCGCGGCAGGCCATGGAGTTCTACAAGAGCGTCTTCGGTGGCACGCTGACGGTGAACACGTTCGGGGAATTCGGTTCACCCGAAGGGGCGGACGCGGACAAGATCATGCACTCCCAGCTGGAGGCCGAGAACGGCTTCACGTTGATGGCGTCGGACACCCCGGCCGGGATGGAGCACCGCCCCGGCACGAACATCTCGGTGAGCCTCAGCGGGGACGACGCCGACGACCTGCGCGGTTATTGGGAAAAGCTCAGCGACGGCGGCACCGTGACGGTTCCGTTCGAAAAGCAGATGTGGGGCGACGAATTCGGCGCCTGCGTCGACCGGTTCGGCATTCCCTGGATGGTCAACGTCGTCCACGGCTAG
- a CDS encoding GNAT family N-acetyltransferase, with protein MASPLDNPTWASLTGPHAHFAERRGRVLRYPEDVTPFLALPDDPDEQDWLDVAGLAGPGATVVIAAATTRPPSRWEVLDEISGVQLVDDGIAAAPDPEAVRLGPADVPEMLDLVERTRPGPFLKRTVELGTYLGIRRGGALVAMAGERLHPPGYTEISAVCTDPAYRGQGLATRLVLAVAAGIRERGETPMMHAAAANTSAVGLYLSLGFVLRYRPDFVAVRVPLAVAA; from the coding sequence ATGGCTTCACCGCTGGACAACCCGACCTGGGCGTCACTGACCGGTCCGCACGCGCACTTCGCGGAACGGCGCGGGCGCGTGCTGCGCTACCCGGAGGACGTCACGCCGTTCCTGGCCCTTCCCGACGACCCGGACGAGCAGGACTGGCTCGACGTCGCCGGGCTCGCCGGGCCGGGAGCGACCGTCGTGATCGCCGCGGCCACCACGCGGCCGCCGTCCCGCTGGGAGGTGCTCGACGAGATCTCCGGCGTGCAGCTGGTGGACGACGGCATCGCGGCCGCGCCGGACCCGGAAGCCGTGCGGCTGGGGCCGGCGGACGTGCCGGAGATGCTGGACCTCGTCGAGCGGACGCGGCCGGGGCCGTTCCTGAAGCGGACCGTCGAGCTCGGCACCTACCTCGGCATCCGCCGGGGCGGCGCGCTCGTCGCGATGGCCGGCGAGCGGCTGCACCCGCCGGGCTACACGGAGATCAGCGCGGTCTGCACGGACCCGGCGTACCGCGGGCAGGGGCTCGCGACGCGGCTCGTCCTCGCGGTGGCGGCGGGCATCCGCGAGCGCGGCGAGACGCCGATGATGCACGCGGCGGCGGCGAACACATCCGCCGTCGGCCTGTACCTGTCGCTGGGGTTCGTCCTGCGGTACCGGCCGGACTTCGTGGCGGTCCGCGTGCCGCTCGCGGTCGCGGCCTAG
- a CDS encoding LysR family transcriptional regulator yields the protein MDLDQLRTAIALLQHRTVNKTAAAQGLAPSSISDRVRRLEAELGAPLFLRDRAGMHPTAAGRSYLVTAAAALEALDDAAEQFRAGPGLSVGAQASIAGELLPAVLDELRQARPELQVQLRPDPDRDRLLTALGHGEIDVAVLLDAGAHIGDLGFSGSASDLEYLDVREVAMTVVAPPDHPLLGRPVTMAEIQRTGGLVGREPRCSFWMATRRWLGSDVGLTAVGGLAQVREWVASGRGVALLPEFAVRADLDSGRLEAVDVQAPPLRLRLIWREDHPGVSELRPLLYALTQA from the coding sequence GTGGACCTGGACCAGCTCAGAACCGCCATCGCGTTGCTGCAGCATCGGACGGTCAACAAGACGGCAGCGGCCCAAGGCCTCGCGCCGTCCTCGATCTCCGATCGAGTACGCCGCCTCGAGGCCGAACTCGGGGCACCGCTGTTCCTCCGCGACCGCGCCGGCATGCACCCGACCGCGGCCGGCCGCTCCTATCTCGTCACCGCGGCCGCGGCGCTGGAAGCGCTCGACGATGCCGCCGAACAGTTCCGCGCCGGACCAGGCCTCAGCGTCGGAGCACAAGCATCGATCGCCGGCGAGCTACTGCCGGCTGTCCTGGACGAGCTCCGGCAAGCGCGTCCGGAACTCCAGGTCCAGCTACGCCCTGACCCTGACCGCGATCGGCTCCTCACCGCGCTCGGCCACGGCGAGATCGACGTAGCCGTGCTCCTCGACGCCGGTGCGCACATCGGCGACCTCGGCTTCTCCGGCTCGGCTTCGGACCTGGAGTACCTGGATGTGCGTGAGGTCGCCATGACGGTCGTCGCCCCGCCGGACCATCCGCTTCTCGGGCGCCCGGTGACCATGGCGGAGATCCAGCGCACCGGCGGCCTGGTCGGCCGGGAGCCGCGCTGTTCCTTCTGGATGGCCACCCGGCGCTGGCTCGGTTCCGATGTCGGCCTCACCGCCGTCGGCGGTCTGGCGCAGGTCCGCGAATGGGTCGCCAGTGGTCGCGGGGTCGCCCTGCTGCCCGAGTTCGCGGTGCGCGCCGATCTGGATTCCGGCCGTCTCGAGGCCGTCGATGTCCAGGCACCACCCCTGCGGCTGCGCCTCATCTGGCGTGAAGATCATCCCGGCGTCAGCGAGCTTCGCCCCCTGCTGTACGCGCTCACCCAGGCCTGA
- a CDS encoding MFS transporter, protein MSATSPADAQRNRTRQHHRPATRLVGISLAYFMVLLDTTVLAVAEPSIMTSLHTGVVGVGWTTTVYTMALAAALVFAGSLADRLGAYRVFLAGVTGFGAASLACAFAPTIALLLVFRAVLGLFAAAIIPSSLALIAGLYPEPGSRGRAISAWAAISGVAMAAGPVLGGWLIAVDDWRAVFVINVPIALVALLLCRTPIAIARRARTLSWLPHLGLAATLAIATLAVTQAGQQRWVPAVLCGLAAFGLGYGTTLIDRASPAPIVPAELRRNGAVWRAFGWGAAVNYALTTVIFSIPLVLHTTAAGAGASLLPMTLLVALNPLITGRLVGAYGPLRPIRMGFVAFPIGLALIAVATTTGDQPFVLGLGLLLCGFGVSWTLPALVGFAVNQAGTAAAGSVGGILNATRQVGATIAAAVSSVTVTHHDAGDSGAVPFLIAAIVCALGLITAVVPRLSRANRMSIPASPVRRTGKSERGAR, encoded by the coding sequence ATGTCCGCGACATCGCCTGCCGATGCTCAACGGAACCGAACCCGGCAGCACCATCGGCCGGCCACCCGGCTGGTGGGGATCTCGCTGGCCTACTTCATGGTGCTGCTGGACACGACCGTCCTCGCGGTGGCCGAACCCAGCATCATGACCTCCCTCCACACGGGCGTCGTCGGCGTCGGCTGGACCACCACCGTCTACACGATGGCGCTGGCCGCTGCCCTGGTGTTCGCGGGCAGCCTCGCCGACCGTCTGGGTGCCTACCGGGTCTTCCTCGCCGGGGTGACCGGGTTCGGTGCAGCCTCACTGGCGTGCGCCTTCGCGCCCACCATCGCGCTCCTGCTCGTCTTCCGGGCCGTGCTCGGCCTCTTCGCCGCCGCGATCATCCCGAGTTCGCTGGCCTTGATCGCCGGTCTGTATCCGGAGCCCGGATCCCGCGGACGTGCCATCAGTGCCTGGGCGGCCATCAGCGGTGTGGCCATGGCGGCAGGCCCCGTACTCGGCGGGTGGCTCATCGCCGTCGACGACTGGCGTGCCGTCTTCGTCATCAATGTCCCGATCGCGCTGGTGGCTCTTCTCCTGTGCCGGACCCCGATCGCGATTGCGCGGCGAGCCCGCACGCTCTCGTGGCTTCCCCATCTCGGGCTCGCGGCGACGCTGGCCATCGCCACCCTCGCCGTCACGCAGGCCGGCCAGCAACGCTGGGTACCGGCTGTCCTGTGTGGACTCGCCGCCTTCGGGCTCGGGTACGGCACCACGCTGATCGACCGGGCCTCGCCCGCGCCGATCGTCCCGGCGGAATTGCGTCGTAACGGGGCTGTGTGGCGTGCGTTCGGGTGGGGCGCGGCGGTCAACTACGCGCTGACCACCGTGATCTTCTCGATCCCGCTCGTGCTTCACACGACCGCGGCCGGAGCGGGCGCGTCGCTGCTGCCGATGACCCTGCTGGTCGCGCTGAATCCGCTGATCACCGGCCGTCTCGTCGGGGCATACGGGCCGTTGCGGCCCATCCGGATGGGCTTCGTCGCGTTCCCGATCGGCCTGGCTCTCATCGCCGTCGCGACAACGACTGGTGACCAGCCGTTCGTGCTGGGCCTCGGGCTGCTGCTGTGTGGCTTCGGCGTCTCCTGGACCCTGCCCGCGCTGGTCGGGTTCGCGGTCAACCAGGCAGGCACCGCGGCGGCCGGCTCGGTCGGCGGCATCCTCAACGCCACCCGCCAGGTCGGTGCCACGATCGCGGCCGCGGTTTCCAGCGTGACCGTGACCCACCACGACGCCGGTGACTCGGGGGCCGTGCCGTTCCTGATCGCGGCGATCGTCTGCGCACTCGGGCTCATCACTGCCGTGGTGCCGAGACTTTCCCGCGCGAACCGGATGTCGATTCCGGCATCCCCGGTTCGACGTACGGGTAAGAGCGAAAGGGGAGCACGATGA
- a CDS encoding sensor histidine kinase produces the protein MPEAGSAAPPGALVRTLLRSGTPAEPTEADDGDLAAVGDATLARASRYWVVVPLAYRIAAFVKVFIGFTAANGSLGLGPVLGATVFAVVADTAATIWVLRSGGLRARLTTRALGLDLAVGVVLNFVVATTAPTSVQPFAVDVSWTWLVGTVAMWAGTCGLPAALWLFAAAVPLRAALTLAGGLPLSHQLALTRSIGCLVALAVAIVIAVAILILLGVGTRFAVDIGLRRGREAERRRTRRIMHDNVLQTLEALAIAAPGDDAQAATRLSELRSVAKAQAAELRQRITEPVPTGATRGFAVELADVATEMARDGLRTQLVAADFADDRKVSQDRRTALVEAVREALRNTVKHSGTNQVVLRVEERDGGIAVVARDQGQGFDVRDRPPGFGISQSIVARLAEVGGRGTVDSQPGRGTRVTMWVPG, from the coding sequence ATGCCCGAGGCGGGCTCTGCCGCTCCGCCAGGCGCCCTAGTCCGCACGCTGCTGCGCAGTGGCACACCCGCGGAACCCACCGAAGCCGACGACGGCGACCTCGCCGCCGTCGGGGACGCGACGCTCGCCCGCGCTTCGCGCTACTGGGTCGTCGTGCCGCTGGCGTACCGGATCGCGGCGTTCGTCAAGGTCTTCATCGGCTTCACCGCGGCGAACGGCAGCCTTGGGCTCGGCCCGGTGCTGGGAGCGACCGTGTTCGCCGTCGTGGCCGACACCGCCGCGACGATCTGGGTGCTGCGCTCCGGCGGGTTGCGGGCGCGCCTCACCACCCGGGCCCTCGGCCTGGACCTGGCGGTCGGTGTGGTGCTCAACTTCGTCGTGGCGACGACGGCGCCGACGTCGGTGCAGCCCTTCGCCGTCGACGTGTCCTGGACCTGGCTGGTCGGCACGGTCGCCATGTGGGCGGGCACGTGCGGCCTGCCGGCGGCGCTGTGGCTGTTCGCGGCGGCCGTCCCGCTCCGCGCGGCGCTGACGCTGGCCGGCGGTCTCCCGCTGAGCCACCAGCTCGCGCTGACGCGGTCGATCGGCTGCCTGGTCGCACTGGCGGTGGCGATCGTGATCGCCGTGGCGATCCTCATCCTGCTCGGCGTCGGCACGCGGTTCGCGGTGGACATCGGGCTCCGGCGCGGGCGCGAGGCCGAGCGCCGCCGGACCCGGCGCATCATGCACGACAACGTGCTGCAGACGCTCGAAGCACTGGCCATCGCGGCACCGGGCGACGACGCCCAGGCCGCCACGCGGCTGTCGGAACTGCGTTCGGTCGCCAAAGCGCAGGCAGCCGAGCTGCGCCAGCGGATCACCGAGCCGGTGCCGACCGGGGCGACGCGCGGGTTCGCCGTCGAACTCGCCGACGTCGCCACCGAGATGGCGCGCGACGGCCTGCGCACGCAGCTCGTCGCCGCCGACTTCGCCGACGACCGCAAGGTGTCGCAGGACCGGCGCACCGCGCTGGTCGAGGCGGTCCGGGAAGCGTTGCGCAACACCGTGAAGCACTCCGGGACGAACCAGGTCGTGCTGCGCGTGGAGGAGCGCGACGGCGGGATCGCGGTGGTGGCCCGGGACCAGGGCCAGGGCTTCGACGTCCGCGACCGGCCACCGGGCTTCGGCATCAGCCAGTCGATCGTGGCCCGGCTGGCCGAGGTCGGCGGGCGCGGCACGGTGGACTCACAGCCGGGCCGCGGCACCCGCGTGACGATGTGGGTGCCCGGCTAG
- a CDS encoding carboxylesterase/lipase family protein, whose amino-acid sequence MTDPVVPTTSGAVRGQVTPAGVVRFRGIPYAAAPEGELRFAEPVPAPPWEGVRDTQRPGPTAPQRRHDVPGLDLTPLAGTGWRPGPEYLTVDVWTPQPGAASLPVLVFVHGGAFLGGTGSAAAYDGTAFARAGAVLVTVQYRLGIDGFLPLDGGTTNVGLRDQLAALHWVRENIAGFGGDPANVTLFGAASGAVSVACLLGSPLSPGLFHRAIVQSGHPDMVRGVVEARRLAKVVADELKVEPTAEAFRKVSTEQLLDAQDAVLRPGGAPDLRDALGYDRGYGLSPFLPMVGDDVLPQHPGKAIRAGAGGDVDLIAGSCSEEMRLYLVPTGALEAVTDDQAVASLAVSHPDPAGVLYAYGLGAGRSAGEVLVEALTDLVFRDGVRDLAEHHTGRTFRYEFEWGSPLLEGRLGACHGLELPFVFDAPAALSGPRGLLGENPPAELAGDLNGAWYRFAATGSPGWAEYAGEDTMYHAY is encoded by the coding sequence ATGACCGACCCCGTCGTCCCCACCACCTCCGGCGCGGTCCGCGGTCAGGTCACCCCTGCCGGTGTCGTGCGCTTCCGCGGCATCCCGTACGCCGCGGCGCCCGAAGGTGAGCTGCGCTTCGCCGAACCCGTCCCCGCTCCGCCGTGGGAGGGGGTCCGCGATACGCAGAGACCCGGGCCGACCGCGCCACAACGCCGTCACGACGTCCCCGGGCTCGATCTGACCCCGCTCGCCGGGACCGGCTGGCGGCCGGGACCCGAATACCTGACCGTGGACGTCTGGACCCCGCAGCCGGGCGCCGCCTCGCTGCCGGTGCTGGTGTTCGTGCACGGCGGCGCGTTCCTCGGCGGCACCGGGTCGGCCGCGGCCTACGACGGCACGGCGTTCGCCCGCGCGGGCGCGGTGCTGGTGACCGTGCAGTACCGGCTCGGCATCGACGGCTTCCTGCCCCTCGACGGCGGCACCACCAACGTCGGGCTGCGCGACCAGCTCGCCGCGCTGCACTGGGTGCGGGAAAACATCGCCGGGTTCGGCGGCGACCCGGCGAACGTGACCCTCTTCGGCGCGGCTTCCGGAGCCGTGAGCGTCGCCTGCCTGCTCGGTTCGCCGCTGTCGCCGGGGCTCTTCCACCGCGCGATTGTCCAAAGTGGACACCCGGACATGGTGCGCGGCGTCGTCGAGGCGCGGCGGCTGGCCAAGGTCGTCGCCGACGAACTGAAGGTCGAGCCGACCGCCGAGGCGTTCCGGAAGGTGTCGACCGAGCAGCTGCTCGACGCGCAGGACGCCGTCCTGCGCCCGGGTGGCGCGCCCGACCTGCGCGACGCGCTGGGCTACGACCGCGGGTACGGGCTGAGCCCGTTCCTGCCGATGGTCGGCGACGACGTCCTGCCGCAGCACCCGGGCAAGGCGATCCGGGCGGGCGCGGGCGGCGACGTCGATCTGATCGCCGGCAGCTGCAGTGAGGAGATGCGGCTCTACCTCGTGCCGACCGGCGCGCTCGAAGCGGTCACCGACGACCAGGCCGTGGCCTCGCTGGCGGTGTCGCACCCGGACCCGGCCGGGGTGCTGTACGCCTACGGCCTCGGCGCCGGCCGCTCGGCGGGCGAGGTCCTCGTCGAGGCGCTGACCGACCTGGTCTTCCGCGACGGCGTGCGCGACCTCGCCGAGCACCACACCGGCCGGACGTTCCGCTACGAGTTCGAGTGGGGCTCACCGCTGCTGGAAGGCAGGCTGGGCGCCTGCCACGGGCTCGAACTGCCGTTCGTGTTCGACGCGCCGGCCGCGTTGTCCGGGCCGCGTGGCCTGCTCGGCGAAAACCCGCCGGCCGAGCTGGCCGGCGACCTCAACGGCGCCTGGTACCGCTTCGCCGCCACGGGCTCGCCGGGCTGGGCGGAGTACGCGGGCGAAGATACGATGTATCACGCGTACTGA
- a CDS encoding xanthine dehydrogenase family protein molybdopterin-binding subunit, giving the protein MITRLEAPLKVTGQAKYGADHNFPGMAYGYVVLSTIAHGEIEAMDFTAVREAPGVLGVYSPFDPLTLCAPTTMFGEAWVPLQDKEVTYYGQPIGFVVAETFEQARDAAALVTVAYRALPARTSLAEGLADAEDAPPARDGAPPTLEVLEDGVETFEEALAASPVVVEATYSTATQNHAAMEPHSAVAVWDDGKLTLYSGNQASNLQAEYMAMALDLPAEAVHSVNPFVGGAFGGKAMVSTPSFLAAAAARDLGRPVKAALAREQVFTATAGRAATVQKMTLGAERDGTLVALGHDSWCSTDAARSFVEPTSHGTSREWYATRNLAISQKIVPLNIPPTTFMRAPGEAPGSFALESAMDELAVALGMDPVELRIKNNSIAPPGKDLQWASKHLDECFRVGAQRFGWAHRPPGTRTEGDWLVGTGVATAMFPALRFPATVGITLNADDTAVVATSGADPGTGLLTVLSLVGAESLDIPADRITPKLGDSALPPGGLSGGSTATASAGTAIMLAATNAIDELVALASDAGAPFEGREVTYADGRVFADGENMTFGELLRALGRETLEVTGSSAPGEELTKHSFSSWGAQFVEVRVHKWTREARMSRMLGVFDAGRIINDKAARSQLMGGMIWGVSAALHEGLEIEASGRLANGDFASYLLPVNADIPEVEVHFVEYPDTLHNAVGARGLGEIGTVGMAAAVANAVYNATGIRVRHLPITIEDLLAE; this is encoded by the coding sequence ATGATCACCCGGCTGGAGGCGCCGCTGAAGGTCACCGGCCAGGCGAAGTACGGCGCCGACCACAACTTCCCCGGCATGGCCTATGGCTACGTCGTGCTCAGCACGATCGCCCACGGCGAGATCGAAGCCATGGACTTCACCGCGGTGCGGGAAGCGCCCGGCGTGCTCGGTGTGTACTCGCCGTTCGACCCGCTGACCCTGTGCGCGCCGACCACGATGTTCGGCGAGGCGTGGGTTCCGTTGCAGGACAAGGAGGTCACCTACTACGGCCAGCCGATCGGCTTCGTGGTCGCGGAGACCTTCGAACAGGCCCGCGACGCGGCGGCGCTCGTGACGGTCGCCTACCGCGCGCTCCCAGCCCGGACGTCGCTGGCCGAAGGCCTGGCGGACGCCGAAGACGCACCGCCGGCCCGCGACGGCGCTCCGCCGACGCTGGAGGTCCTCGAAGACGGCGTCGAAACCTTCGAAGAAGCGCTGGCCGCGAGCCCGGTGGTCGTCGAAGCGACCTACTCCACCGCGACCCAGAACCACGCCGCGATGGAGCCGCATTCCGCGGTCGCGGTGTGGGACGACGGCAAGCTGACCCTCTACAGCGGGAACCAGGCCTCGAACCTGCAGGCGGAGTACATGGCCATGGCCCTGGACCTGCCGGCCGAAGCCGTCCACTCGGTGAACCCGTTCGTCGGCGGCGCGTTCGGCGGCAAGGCGATGGTGTCGACGCCGTCGTTCCTGGCCGCGGCGGCCGCCCGGGACCTCGGCCGCCCGGTGAAGGCCGCGCTCGCCCGCGAACAGGTCTTCACCGCGACCGCCGGCCGGGCCGCGACGGTCCAGAAGATGACGCTCGGCGCTGAGCGCGACGGCACGCTCGTCGCGCTCGGCCACGACTCGTGGTGCAGCACCGACGCCGCCCGCTCGTTCGTCGAGCCGACGTCGCACGGCACTTCGCGCGAGTGGTACGCCACGCGGAACCTGGCGATCAGCCAGAAGATCGTGCCGCTGAACATCCCGCCGACGACGTTCATGCGGGCCCCCGGCGAGGCACCCGGCTCGTTCGCGCTGGAAAGCGCGATGGACGAGCTCGCCGTCGCGCTCGGCATGGACCCGGTCGAGCTGCGGATCAAGAACAACTCCATCGCCCCGCCCGGCAAGGACCTGCAGTGGGCGAGCAAGCACCTCGACGAGTGCTTCCGCGTCGGCGCGCAGCGCTTCGGCTGGGCGCACCGCCCACCCGGCACGCGCACCGAAGGCGACTGGCTCGTCGGCACGGGCGTGGCCACCGCGATGTTCCCCGCCCTGCGGTTCCCGGCGACGGTCGGCATCACGTTGAACGCCGACGACACCGCCGTCGTCGCGACCAGCGGCGCGGACCCGGGCACCGGCCTGCTGACCGTGCTTTCCCTGGTCGGCGCGGAGTCGCTGGACATCCCGGCGGACCGGATCACGCCGAAGCTCGGCGACTCGGCCCTCCCGCCGGGCGGCCTGTCGGGCGGCTCGACGGCGACGGCGAGCGCGGGCACGGCGATCATGCTCGCCGCGACCAACGCGATCGACGAACTGGTGGCGCTCGCGTCGGACGCCGGGGCGCCGTTCGAAGGCCGCGAAGTCACCTACGCCGACGGCCGCGTCTTCGCCGACGGCGAGAACATGACGTTCGGCGAGCTGCTGCGCGCGCTGGGCCGCGAGACGCTCGAGGTCACCGGGTCGTCGGCACCCGGCGAGGAGCTGACCAAGCACTCGTTCAGCTCGTGGGGTGCCCAGTTCGTCGAGGTCCGCGTGCACAAGTGGACGCGCGAGGCCCGGATGTCGCGGATGCTCGGCGTCTTCGACGCCGGCCGGATCATCAACGACAAGGCCGCCCGCAGCCAGCTCATGGGCGGCATGATCTGGGGCGTGTCGGCCGCGCTGCACGAAGGCCTGGAGATCGAAGCGAGCGGCCGGCTCGCCAACGGCGACTTCGCGAGCTACCTGCTCCCGGTCAACGCGGACATCCCGGAGGTCGAGGTCCACTTCGTCGAGTACCCGGACACCCTGCACAACGCCGTCGGCGCGCGGGGCCTCGGCGAGATCGGCACGGTCGGCATGGCGGCGGCGGTGGCCAACGCCGTGTACAACGCCACCGGCATCCGGGTCCGGCACCTCCCGATCACCATCGAGGACCTCCTGGCGGAGTGA
- a CDS encoding FAD binding domain-containing protein — MRPFELTAPTTVEAALATPGTFLAGGTTLVDLMKLDVLTPEHVLDINAVPLRGIDTTDGLRIGALERMSDIAAHPGVPPAISRALLLSASQQLRNMASIGGNLLQRTRCSYFRDVAMPCNKRVPGSGCSAIEGANRMHAILGTSGSCVATHASDVAVALVALDARLRLADATGTREVALGEFYHLPGDTPALENDLRPGELITEVLVPRLDWAANSTYVKVRDRQSYEFALCSAAVALDVRDGVVADARIAAGGVGTVPWRLAGVEAALRGAPATQAAFEEAAAVAADGAEPLSHNGFKVPLLKRTIVRALLELTEESSR; from the coding sequence ATGCGACCCTTTGAGCTGACCGCGCCCACCACCGTCGAAGCGGCCCTCGCGACGCCCGGCACGTTCCTCGCCGGCGGCACGACGCTCGTCGACCTCATGAAGCTCGACGTCCTGACGCCGGAGCACGTCCTCGACATCAACGCGGTGCCACTGCGCGGCATCGACACCACCGACGGCCTGCGCATCGGCGCGCTGGAGCGGATGAGCGACATCGCCGCCCACCCCGGCGTCCCTCCGGCGATCTCGCGCGCCCTGCTGCTGAGCGCGTCCCAGCAGCTGCGGAACATGGCCAGCATCGGCGGCAACCTGCTGCAGCGCACGCGCTGCTCGTACTTCCGCGACGTCGCGATGCCGTGCAACAAGCGCGTGCCCGGCAGCGGCTGCTCCGCGATCGAAGGTGCCAACCGGATGCACGCGATCCTCGGCACCAGCGGCTCGTGCGTGGCCACGCACGCCAGTGACGTCGCCGTCGCCCTGGTCGCGCTCGACGCCCGGCTGCGGCTGGCGGACGCCACCGGCACCCGCGAGGTCGCGCTCGGCGAGTTCTACCACCTGCCAGGCGACACCCCCGCCCTGGAAAACGACCTGCGGCCGGGCGAGCTGATCACCGAGGTGCTCGTCCCCCGGCTGGACTGGGCGGCGAACTCCACCTACGTCAAGGTGCGCGACCGGCAGTCCTACGAGTTCGCGCTGTGCTCCGCCGCCGTCGCACTGGACGTCCGGGACGGCGTCGTCGCGGACGCGCGGATCGCGGCAGGCGGTGTCGGGACGGTGCCGTGGCGGCTGGCGGGCGTCGAGGCTGCCCTGCGAGGCGCCCCGGCGACCCAAGCCGCCTTCGAAGAAGCCGCGGCCGTCGCGGCGGATGGCGCCGAACCCTTGTCCCACAACGGGTTCAAGGTGCCACTGCTCAAGCGGACCATCGTCCGCGCCCTGCTCGAACTGACCGAGGAGAGCTCCCGATGA
- a CDS encoding (2Fe-2S)-binding protein produces the protein MDISLEVNGTTEHLDVDPGVTLLDALRERLAVTGPKKGCDRGQCGACTVHVGGRPVLSCLTLAVTVKQPVTTVEGLSTEDGMHPVQQAFVDQDALQCGFCTAGQIMSAVAAVEQDVDDVREFMSGNLCRCSAYPNIVKAVEQARRADATL, from the coding sequence GTGGACATCTCACTCGAAGTCAATGGCACCACCGAACACCTGGACGTCGATCCCGGCGTGACCCTCCTGGACGCGCTACGGGAACGCCTCGCCGTGACCGGTCCGAAGAAGGGCTGCGACCGCGGGCAGTGCGGCGCCTGCACGGTCCACGTCGGCGGACGGCCCGTGTTGTCTTGCCTTACCCTGGCCGTCACCGTCAAGCAGCCGGTGACCACCGTCGAAGGACTGTCCACAGAGGACGGCATGCACCCGGTGCAGCAGGCGTTCGTCGACCAGGACGCCCTGCAGTGCGGGTTCTGCACCGCCGGGCAGATCATGTCGGCGGTCGCCGCCGTCGAGCAGGACGTCGACGACGTCCGGGAGTTCATGTCCGGCAACCTCTGCCGGTGCTCGGCCTACCCGAACATCGTCAAGGCCGTCGAGCAGGCGAGGCGGGCCGATGCGACCCTTTGA